The genomic interval ATTCCCATGGGTGTTGCTACAACAAAATCACCCGGATTTGAATGTACTTGATGGTCTTCGCCTTCAACTAAAGTAATTTTAATATCGGTAACTTCCCAGCCTTTAATGCCTTGCTTTAATGCTTCGGGTATGGTTCTTTTAACTTTGTTTTGGTATTTTTGCTGTACATCATCAACACTTATTTCTGAATGATATTCCACACCGCTGCCTAGTTTTGCCGGTTCAATTTTGAATTTCATAATTGCCCAGCATGGTTTTGGCATCCAATATTTTACAAAACCGAACCCTGATTTTGCAGGCGTTTCTTTGTAAATAATTATAGGGTTTTCAAATTTTGCTTTTATATTGAAACGATTTTCCAAAATGCTTTCAATAATTTGCATTTGAATCCATCCCATAATCTTAAGGTGCAGTTCTTTTTCTTCTCGCAACCAATAAAAATCAAGATTAGGGTCTTCTTGCGAAAGTTCTTGCAAAGCATCAGCTAAATTTGTGTAATCTTTTTCTTGCTCAGCTCTTACCTGAACTGTTAATAAAGGTGTTTTTAAACTTATATTTTCGGGAATTTGTTCGGAAGGTTCACCAATAATATCACCGATTTGTGCTTCTTTTAATCCGCATAAGCCTGCAACATCTCCGGCATATACCACGCCTGTGTCTTTAAAAGTGTTTGCAAAAGTTTTTCGAACTTGCGTAACTTTTTCTTCTGCTTTTTTTGAATGGTTAAAAATTACTTCTCGATTATTAATTTGTCCTGAAAATATTTTCACATGAGCAATTTTACCCATTGTTTTATCGTGTGAAATACCAAAAACTAATGCCGACAGTTTTTTAGCATTTCCTCCTTTCTGAATAGAGAAATAATTTACAACAGCATCTAACAATTCAGTTGTGCCGATTGAATTTTTTGCAGAGCCGATAAGAACAGGATATAAGTAAGTATTTTTTACGGCATCTTTTAAGGCTTTGTCGGCTTTTTCAAATTTAATTTCTCGATTTTCAAGAAAGTCTTCAAGAATTTCATCATTACATTCGGCAAGTTTTTCAATTATGCTTTCATTAGCATTTTCAGAATTCCAAACAGATTGTATGCTTACATTATTATTTTCTTCATTTATTGCTTCTTGCAAAATTACCGAAGAGGCTGACAGCTCTTTTCTAATATCTTGAATAGCAGATATATAATCGGAACCTGTTCTGTCAATTTTATTGATAAAGATAATTGCCGGAATGTTCCTTTGCTTTAAGCCTTGCCAAATGGTTTCGGTATGAGCCTGTACACCTTCAACAGCCGAAATAACCAAAATTGCAGAGTCGATAATTCTCATGCTTCGCTCTATATCTGCGGTAAAATCAACATGCCCGGGTGTGTCTATAAGATTTATTTGTGTGTTTTTATATTCAAAACTTGTATAAGATGATTTGACCGATATTCCTCTGTCTTTCTCAACTTTAAGAAAATCTGTTTGCGAAGTTCCTTTGTCAACATTTCCGAGTGTTTTAGTTTTACCGCATGTGAAAAGGAAATTTTCTGTTATTGTTGTTTTTCCGGCATCGGCATGAGCAAAAATTCCGATATTAATTATGTTTCCTTTATTCATGGAAGTTATTCAATATCTTTTTTATTGTGAGAATTTACGAATAAGATATTTCCGATATCGTCATAATTTTGAAAATGTTTGCTTTCTTCGTGTGTCAACATTTCTTCTCGGAAGCCTATAATTGTTAATCCGGCATCAGACGAATATTCATTTATTATTGTTTTCGGAGCAACATCTTCCGATTGAATAATTATTTCAATATTTTGGGATGTAATCGGCAGTCTTCCGCTTTTTACCAGTTCGTTTAAATGTGTTCTTACACCGTCAGCTTCTTCTTCTTTACATATATCAAAAATTTTAATATCAGCTTTTTTCCAATCAGGATGCCCGAGAATTATAAAACTCAGAAGAATCATTAAGTTCCCGTTTTCTTCATCGGCATTTTTTATCCAGACATGAATACCGTTTTTGTAATATACCGGTTTTCGACTTGATGCAAGAATACAAACATCAAAATTACCTGAGTTTACGAGTTTGAAATTATCAATTATATCTTTTAAGCCTGCGGGGTCTTCCTTATCGTATTCAAAAATAACCATATTGTTTTCCATTCCGGCAATACCGGGAATTTGGATTGCTTGTGCAATAGCAGAAGTGTATGAAGGAGAGATAATTGTGTCGATATAAACAAAATTATTTGTTCCCATATTTTTCAGAAGTTTTTTAAGTTCTTTTTCTGATTGTTTATAAGTACTTTTTGAATAGTAGCCTTCAATACGGTGCAAATATGTTCCGAATCCGTATTTGTATGATATCCAATTTAAGAGCCTGAAAGCATTGTCGCGTTTAAACGAGTTTTTTGAAATACAAATTGCACTCGGTCGCCATTCAACATATTCTTTTTTGTTTTTATGCCTCTGAAGGTAAATTTGTAAACTTCGGTTTACTTGAAAAATAGTATTTGCAAAAATTGAAACTAAACCTTTTCTTTTTTTATGATATGAATTAATATAAATGTAAAGCAGTGTCATTAAGATTATTGCAGCTACTGCGTAAGGCATGTTAATTTTAAACATAATCCAAACCGAAGCAACAAAACCGATTAGCGAAATATACCATTTTGATTTAAATGACGGTCGGTAAGACGGAGAAGAACCGAAATGATTAAGCAATGAAATTAAACTTAATGAGCCGTAGGTTACCATAAAAAACATGGAAATAATTTCGGCAACGGCGTTGATATCTCCGATGATAACAAAAACCATTGCAATAATTACCGTAAATAATGAAGCATTGGTCGGTTCGTTGTCTTTTTTTCTGCCTTTTGACAACCAATTATTAATTCCGGATACCGGAAATGACTTATCGCTTGCTAAAGCTTGCAGTGTACGCGGAGCAACCATAACCGAACCGAGAGCTGATGAAATTGTTGATGCCGCCAAACCTATAGGTATAACAAGCCAACCCCATTTTGCAACTTTCCCCATTACAAATTGGTCGGTCATTAAATCTTCGGGGCTTGCCGAATATGCTAATTTATAAGCAATAAAAAAGTAAATAATCATGCCTGCAACGGTTGCAACAGTTGTTCCTATCGGAATTGATTTTCCGGGGTTTTTTAAATCGCCGGATAAACCTACTCCGGCTGTCATACCCGTAAAAGCAGGAAAAATTATTGCAAAAACAACAAAGAAATTATCAAGGTTTCGGAATTCGGCATTTGCAAAGTTGAATGAGGATGTTTCGGCATAAGATGTAGTTCCGACAAAAAACAAGATTAATGAAATAACAAGCACGGCAACTACAAAGTATAGTGCTTTTACACCGAGGTTTGCACCTTTTTTCAAAATAAGAATAGAAAGCAAAATCATAACCGGAATGCTTACAACTTGTCGAGGAAGAAAGATGTCATGGGTTTCTTTCATGTAGTTAAAAAAGAATTCAAATGCTTCGGTAAATGCAATAACATAAAAAGCAATACTTATGGCTTGTGACATAAATAATGCAATTCCGATTGTTGCTCCGATATTAAGACCGAAAGAGCGTGAAATAATAAAATATTCGCCGCCGCCTTCAACTCGCTTATTTGTAGCTATTTCTGAAATGGCAAGTGCTGTGGGAATTGTAACAAGGTGTCCTAATAAAATAATAAAGATTACACCCCAAAAACCGAGTGTTCCGACAGCAAAACCAAAACGTAAAAATAATATGGCTCCAAGAATGGTTGATATTGCGGTAAAGAAAACCGGAGCCGTTCCGAATTTTTTGCTTACGTTCATCTTTTTTATTTATAAAGTTTTCTTTTTCAAAAATAGAAATAATGCTGATAAATAAAATAATACTTAGTTTTTTTTCTTCAAATAGGTATAAATTTTTTCTGAAGAGCTGTAAATGAGAAATGTTAATTATTTTAGTGTTTATGCTTTTGAAATTGTGAATGCAAATGTAGTCCCTACTCCGGTTGTGCTTCTTACGTTAATTGTTTGTTTGTGAGCTTCAATAATGTGTTTAACAATTGCCAGCCCAAGACCGGTACCGCCTTTATCTCTCGACCGTGCTTTATCTGTTCTGTAAAAACGTTCAAAAATTCGAGGTAAATCATTTTCCGATATTCCCGGGCCTTCATCGGTTATTTCTATAAGATAGTTTTTGTCCATATCGAAAAAGCTGATTTTTATTTTTCCGTTTTTGGAACTATATTTTATTGCATTATCAATCAGATTAATAAAAACTTGTTTTATTTTTTTTTTGTTTCCGAAAGCATAAATAGGATTTGTATAATCTTCTCTGAAAAAGAGTTTTATGTTTTTATCAGATGTTTTGTCTATAAAAAGTTCATTAACATCTTTTGCCAATTGTAAAATGTCAAATTTCTTAAAATCCGGTTTTAAATTAATTCTTTCAAGTTCTGAAATTGTATCTAAATCTTCAAGAATATCAATAATTCTTTCTATATTTTTATTGGTTCTTTTCAGGTATTTCGTTGTTAATTTTTTATCATCAATTGCTCCGTTTATTAAAGAATAAATATATCCTTGAATGTTAAAAATTGGGTTTTTAAGCTCATGAGATATATTTCCTATGTATTCTCTTCTGAATGTTTCTCTTTCTTTTAATGTTGAGATTTCAACTTCATGCTCTTTGCTCCATTCTTCAACTTCGTCTTTTACTTCTTTTATTATATCTCCTTTTAAATCAACTTCCGGTTTTTCGTTCTTTTGAAGTTTTAAGTTACGTATTGTTTTGTATATCAGTCTTATTTTGTCATAAATAAATCTTTTTAAAATATATTCAAAAAGAAAAAACGAAAAGATAAAGATTGCTGTGTTGAATATTAATAGTACGAATAGATTGAATTTTATTTCAGGAAATAAAAATGATGCTGTTAAATACAGTATTGAAACAAAAAGTGTATGCAGAAAACTTACGGCAAAAGATATTTTGCGAGGGTTTGTAGTTTTTAATGTTCTGAATTTCACAGTTTTAATCTTCAAATTTATATCCGATTCCTTTTATCGTTTTTATATTTTTGATTCCTGTTTTTTCTCTTATTTTCCTTACGTGAA from Bacteroidales bacterium carries:
- a CDS encoding TetM/TetW/TetO/TetS family tetracycline resistance ribosomal protection protein: MNKGNIINIGIFAHADAGKTTITENFLFTCGKTKTLGNVDKGTSQTDFLKVEKDRGISVKSSYTSFEYKNTQINLIDTPGHVDFTADIERSMRIIDSAILVISAVEGVQAHTETIWQGLKQRNIPAIIFINKIDRTGSDYISAIQDIRKELSASSVILQEAINEENNNVSIQSVWNSENANESIIEKLAECNDEILEDFLENREIKFEKADKALKDAVKNTYLYPVLIGSAKNSIGTTELLDAVVNYFSIQKGGNAKKLSALVFGISHDKTMGKIAHVKIFSGQINNREVIFNHSKKAEEKVTQVRKTFANTFKDTGVVYAGDVAGLCGLKEAQIGDIIGEPSEQIPENISLKTPLLTVQVRAEQEKDYTNLADALQELSQEDPNLDFYWLREEKELHLKIMGWIQMQIIESILENRFNIKAKFENPIIIYKETPAKSGFGFVKYWMPKPCWAIMKFKIEPAKLGSGVEYHSEISVDDVQQKYQNKVKRTIPEALKQGIKGWEVTDIKITLVEGEDHQVHSNPGDFVVATPMGIMQGLKEIGTNLLEPTVSFKISATEELLGKITSDITKMRGNFNSPEIENGKFILTGTMPLATSIDYPIKLSSRSGGKAKISTKFHSYEICTDEQGVIREYRGISPLDTAKYILKARKALQ
- a CDS encoding amino acid permease; this encodes MNVSKKFGTAPVFFTAISTILGAILFLRFGFAVGTLGFWGVIFIILLGHLVTIPTALAISEIATNKRVEGGGEYFIISRSFGLNIGATIGIALFMSQAISIAFYVIAFTEAFEFFFNYMKETHDIFLPRQVVSIPVMILLSILILKKGANLGVKALYFVVAVLVISLILFFVGTTSYAETSSFNFANAEFRNLDNFFVVFAIIFPAFTGMTAGVGLSGDLKNPGKSIPIGTTVATVAGMIIYFFIAYKLAYSASPEDLMTDQFVMGKVAKWGWLVIPIGLAASTISSALGSVMVAPRTLQALASDKSFPVSGINNWLSKGRKKDNEPTNASLFTVIIAMVFVIIGDINAVAEIISMFFMVTYGSLSLISLLNHFGSSPSYRPSFKSKWYISLIGFVASVWIMFKINMPYAVAAIILMTLLYIYINSYHKKRKGLVSIFANTIFQVNRSLQIYLQRHKNKKEYVEWRPSAICISKNSFKRDNAFRLLNWISYKYGFGTYLHRIEGYYSKSTYKQSEKELKKLLKNMGTNNFVYIDTIISPSYTSAIAQAIQIPGIAGMENNMVIFEYDKEDPAGLKDIIDNFKLVNSGNFDVCILASSRKPVYYKNGIHVWIKNADEENGNLMILLSFIILGHPDWKKADIKIFDICKEEEADGVRTHLNELVKSGRLPITSQNIEIIIQSEDVAPKTIINEYSSDAGLTIIGFREEMLTHEESKHFQNYDDIGNILFVNSHNKKDIE
- a CDS encoding ATP-binding protein, with product MKFRTLKTTNPRKISFAVSFLHTLFVSILYLTASFLFPEIKFNLFVLLIFNTAIFIFSFFLFEYILKRFIYDKIRLIYKTIRNLKLQKNEKPEVDLKGDIIKEVKDEVEEWSKEHEVEISTLKERETFRREYIGNISHELKNPIFNIQGYIYSLINGAIDDKKLTTKYLKRTNKNIERIIDILEDLDTISELERINLKPDFKKFDILQLAKDVNELFIDKTSDKNIKLFFREDYTNPIYAFGNKKKIKQVFINLIDNAIKYSSKNGKIKISFFDMDKNYLIEITDEGPGISENDLPRIFERFYRTDKARSRDKGGTGLGLAIVKHIIEAHKQTINVRSTTGVGTTFAFTISKA